Proteins encoded together in one Triticum dicoccoides isolate Atlit2015 ecotype Zavitan chromosome 7B, WEW_v2.0, whole genome shotgun sequence window:
- the LOC119337272 gene encoding uncharacterized protein LOC119337272 — MVFFFTNSATPENYSCLRHCPPPHLSFLPPLPASRALSLSRLRSPQVSARLRVSGQQQQLRQFGARRSRALGDVEEDDLPLPHSGVLLCAVERRPWPPDARAPPAKDAPASRPPPRHPHLVGDLHQVPSSARTTLRARPAALQPERFGRLAPEAEERSSLPRASPARTNQQADPASFSLPSPFLFFRRDASSLPSLLRRGSRQQAAACARRWRRQMEKRWWCPAAKQFN, encoded by the exons ATGGTTTTCTTTTTTACAAACTCCGCCACACCTGAAAATTATTCCTGTCTTCGCCACTGTCCACCACCACACCTCTCCTTTCTTCCTCCCCTCCCTGCCAGCCGGGCACTCTCCCTCTCCCGCCTCCGTTCGCCGCAGGTGAGTGCGCGGCTGCGGGTGTCTGGCCAACAGCAACAACTGCGGCAGTTCGGCGCCCGGAGAAGCCGCGCGTTGGGCGATGTGGAGGAGGACGACCTGCCGCTTCCTCATTCGGGCGTCCTCCTCTGCGCCGTCG AGAGACGTCCATGGCCGCCCGATGCCCGAGCGCCGCCGGCCAAGGACGCGCCGGCGTCCAGACCCCCTCCACGCCATCCCCATCTCGTTGGAGACCTACACCAAGTCCCATCCAGCGCCCGCACCACCCTTCGGGCCCGCCCCGCAGCTCTGCAGCCCGAGCGCTTCGGCCGCCTCGCAcccgaagcagaggagaggagctcCCTGCCACGAGCCTCTCCAGCCCGGACAAACCAGCAGGCCGACCCCGCCTCCTTCTCACTTCCCTCCCCCTTCCTTTTTTTCCGCCGGGACGCATCATCCCTTCCTTCGCTTCTGCGGCGTGGAAGCCGACAGCAAGCTGCAGCCTGTGCCAGGCGATGGAGAAGGCAAATGGAGAAGCGGTGGTGGTGCCCGGCGGCGAAGCAGTTTAATTAA
- the LOC119337271 gene encoding ultraviolet-B receptor UVR8-like translates to MAPPSRPVAVLAWGSGEDGQLGMGRCDEKDWARCIGALDAYAVSAVVAGSRNSLAICNDGSLFTWGWNQRGTLGHPPETKTESSPAHVDALIGVKIVQAAIGGWHCLAVDDKGRAYAWGGNEYGQCGEEPERKEDGTRALRRDIPIPQRCALKLKVRQVAAGGTHSVVLTQEGHVWTWGQPWPPGDIKKISTPVRVQGLEQVSMIAVGAFHNLALSVDGILWAWGNNEYGQLGIGDTQPRSQPIRVEGLSNLSLVDIAAGGWHSAALTKEGEVYAWGRGEHGRLGFGDDKSSHMVPLKVQLLAGEDIVQVSCGGTHSVVLTSDGRMFSYGRGDHGRLGDGRKVTTGHPMEVPINLPPPKTSTSSEGLWQANYVACGGRHTLAIVTWTDM, encoded by the exons aTGGCGCCGCCTTCCCGCCCCGTAGCCGTCCTCGCATG GGGTTCGGGGGAAGACGGGCAGCTGGGCATGGGCCGATGCGACGAGAAGGACTGGGCCCGCTGCATCGGCGCTCTGGATGCGTACGCCGTCTCCGCCGTCGTAGCCGGCAGCCGCAACTCCCTCGCCATATGCAACGACGGCAGC CTCTTCACTTGGGGGTGGAATCAGCGGGGAACGCTCGGGCACCCGCCGGAGACCAAGACAGAGAGCTCCCCGGCGCATGTCGACGCCCTCATCGGGGTCAAGATCGTGCAG GCAGCGATCGGCGGGTGGCATTGCCTCGCGGTGGACGACAAGGGGCGGGCTTACGCTTGGG GGGGCAACGAATATGGACAGTGCGGGGAGGAGCCTGAGAGGAAGGAAGATGGCACAAGGGCACTCAGGAGGGACATCCCCATCCCACAGCGATGCGCTCTCAAGCTCAAAGTTCGGCAA GTAGCTGCGGGGGGGACTCACTCAGTGGTTTTGACACAAGAAGGCCATGTCTGGACATGGGGACAACCGTGGCCTCCGGGTGATAT CAAAAAAATATCTACGCCAGTACGtgtgcaagggcttgaacaagtgaGCATGATTGCTGTAGGGGCATTCCATAATTTGGCACTGTCAGTAGACGGAATCTTGTGGGCATGGGGTAATAATGAATATGGCCAGCTGGGGATTGGAGATACCCAACCGAGATCACAACCTATCCGTGTTGAAGGGCTATCTAACCTCTCATTG GTTGACATTGCTGCTGGAGGTTGGCATTCAGCCGCATTAACTAAAGAAGGAGAG GTATATGCTTGGGGAAGAGGAGAACATGGGAGGCTCGGCTTTGGGGATGATAAGAGCAGTCACATGGTGCCGCTAAAGGTTCAGCTTCTAGCTGGCGAGGATATTGTTCAG GTATCATGTGGAGGGACCCATTCAGTTGTGCTAACCAGTGATGGCCGAATGTTCTCT TATGGGAGGGGCGATCATGGCCGTCTAGGCGACGGTAGGAAGGTGACTACGGGTCACCCAATGGAAGTGCCCATAAACTTGCCGCCACCAAAGACCAGCACCAGCTCCGAAGGGCTATGGCAAGCGAACTACGTTGCCTGTGGCGGACGACACACACTCGCCATCGTGACATGGACCGATATGTAA